A window of Phocoena phocoena chromosome 6, mPhoPho1.1, whole genome shotgun sequence contains these coding sequences:
- the CEL gene encoding bile salt-activated lipase — MGRWEPVVLGLACWLAVASAAKLGAVYTEGGFVKGVNKKLGLFGNYVDIFKGIPYAAAPKTLENPQRHPGWQGTLKAKDFKKRCLQATITQDSTYGKEDCLYLNIWVPQGKKEVSRNLPVMIWIYGGGFLVGSSQGANFLSNYLYDGEEIATRGNVIVVSFNYRVGPLGFLSTGDSNLPGNYGLRDQHMAIAWVKRNIAAFGGDPDNITIFGESAGGASVSLQTLSPYNKGLIKRAISQSGVALCPWAIQKNPLFWAKKIAEKVGCPLNDTGRMARCLKITDPHALTLAYKMPLAGMEYPMLHYLGFIPVVDGDFLPSDPINLYANAADIDYIAGTNDMDGHVFASVEMPAINKDKRAITEEDFYKMVSGFTITKGPRGANATFDFYTKPWAKDSSQENMKKTVVHLETDILFLMPTEIAVAQHKTNAKSAKTYSYLFSQPSRMPTYPRWVGADHADDLQYVFGKPFATPLGYRPQDRTVSNAMIAYWTNFARTGDPNMGHSPVPTHWDPYTLEGGNYLEINKKMDGSSMKQHLRTNYLQYWNVTYQALPTVTGEGATPTPPTGDSEATPTPPAGDSEATPAPPAGDSEVAQMPIVIGF; from the exons ATGGGGCGCTGGGAGCCGGTGGTCTTGGGCCTCGCCTGCTGGCTGGCTGTAGCGAGTGCGGCGAAG CTGGGTGCCGTGTACACGGAGGGCGGCTTCGTGAAAGGAGTCAACAAGAAGCTGGGCCTCTTTGGCAACTATGTCGACATCTTCAAGGGCATCCCCTATGCCGCCGCCCCCAAGACCCTGGAGAACCCACAGCGACACCCCGGCTGGCAAG GAACCCTGAAGGCCAAGGACTTCAAGAAGCGTTGCCtgcaggccaccatcacccaggaCAGCACCTACGGGAAAGAGGACTGCCTCTACCTCAACATCTGGGTCCCCCAGGGCAAGAAGGAAG TCTCCCGGAACCTGCCCGTCATGATCTGGATCTACGGAGGTGGCTTCCTCGTGGGGTCCAGCCAAGGGGCCAACTTTCTCAGCAACTACCTGTACGACGGGGAGGAGATCGCCACTCGAGGCAACGTCATCGTGGTCAGTTTCAACTACCGCGTCGGCCCCCTGGGCTTCCTCAGCACCGGAGACTCCAACCTGCCAG gTAACTACGGCCTTCGGGATCAGCACATGGCCATCGCTTGGGTGAAGAGGAACATTGCAGCCTTTGGGGGAGACCCTGACAACATCACCATCTTTGGGGAATCAGCCGGAGGGGCCAGCGTCTCTCTGCAG ACCCTCTCTCCCTACAACAAGGGCCTCATCAAGAGAGCCATCAGCCAGAGTGGTGTGGCACTGTGCCCCTGGGCCATCCAGAAGAACCCCCTCTTCTGGGCCAAAAAG atCGCAGAGAAGGTGGGCTGTCCCTTGAACGATACTGGCAGGATGGCCAGGTGTCTGAAGATCACCGACCCCCATGCCCTGACATTGGCCTATAAGATGCCCCTGGCAGGCATGGAGT aCCCCATGCTGCACTACCTGGGCTTCATCCCTGTCGTCGACGGAGACTTCCTCCCCAGTGACCCCATCAACCTGTACGCCAACGCTGCGGACATTGACTACATAGCAGGCACCAACGACATGGACGGCCATGTCTTCGCCAGCGTGGAGATGCCGGCCATCAACAAGGACAAACGGGCCATCACAGA GGAGGACTTCTACAAGATGGTCAGCGGGTTCACCATCACCAAGGGGCCCAGAGGTGCCAACGCCACCTTTGACTTCTACACCAAGCCCTGGGCCAAAGACTCGTCCCAGGAGAACATGAAGAAGACCGTGGTGCACTTGGAGACTGACATCCTCTTCCTGATGCCCACGGAGATCGCTGTGGCCCAGCACAAGACCAACGCCAA GAGCGCCAAGACCTACTCCTACCTATTCTCCCAACCGTCTCGGATGCCCACCTACCCCCGCTGGGTGGGGGCTGATCATGCAGACGACCTCCAGTACGTCTTCGGGAAGCCCTTTGCCACCCCGCTGGGCTACCGGCCCCAAGACAGGACTGTCTCCAATGCCATGATCGCCTACTGGACCAACTTTGCCAGAACTGG GGACCCTAACATGGGCCACTCGCCTGTGCCCACGCACTGGGATCCCTACACCCTGGAAGGTGGCAACTACCTGGAAATCAACAAGAAGATGGATGGCAGCTCCATGAAGCAGCACCTAAGGACCAATTACCTGCAGTACTGGAACGTGACCTACCAGGCACTGCCCACGGTGACCGGCGAGGGGGCCACTCCCACGCCCCCCACAGGCGACTCTGAG GCCACCCCCACGCCCCCCGCGGGCGACTCTGAGGCCACCCCCGCGCCCCCCGCGGGAGACTCTGAGGTGGCTCAGATGCCCATAGTCATTGGCTTCTAA